In Zingiber officinale cultivar Zhangliang chromosome 8B, Zo_v1.1, whole genome shotgun sequence, a single genomic region encodes these proteins:
- the LOC122014287 gene encoding protein DETOXIFICATION 48-like — MCNATPPSSPPPLPSLTKSHLLNSTPDDLHRPPSVTELAEEMHAIGKISVPAAVTGLMLYSRAMISMLFLGHLGELELAAGSLAIGFANITGYSVLSGLAMGMDPICAQAFGANHLKLLGLTLQRATLLLLSASLPISLLWLNARAILLRCGQDEQISSAAHVFITAATPDLLLLSFLHPLRVFLRAQNITLPVTYCSFFCVTLHGPLTYLLVVRLRLGIAGVAAAMIWTDLNLLVCLLLFLFCSGACRDTWPGGLSADCLRGWPALLRLAAPSCVSVCLEWWWYELMILLSGLFAHPRAAIASMGILIQTTSLVYVFPSALSFGVSTRIGNVLGANRPDKARAAAVVGLACAVALGLAATAFTASMRHQWGRLFTLDEETLKLTALTLPIAGLCELGNCPQTVGCGVLRGSARPATGANINLGSFYLVGMPVAVLLGFIGKMGLPGLWVGLLAAQASCAALMALTLARTDWLAEAERARELTNYSTSPSTIPISVPDFNHILDNTTALSPNSIEAEKKPTTLQDVLYMIHDDVKTATSDSETAPLVLSID, encoded by the exons ATGTGCAACGCCACTCCACCGTCCTCTCCTCCCCCTTTACCTTCGCTTACCAAATCTCATCTTTTGAACAGCACTCCTGATGATCTCCATCGCCCTCCGAGTGTTACTGAG TTAGCGGAGGAGATGCACGCGATCGGTAAGATATCGGTGCCCGCCGCCGTTACCGGGCTCATGCTTTACTCACGCGCTATGATCTCGATGCTCTTCCTCGGGCACCTCGGCGAGCTGGAACTGGCCGCCGGTTCGTTGGCGATCGGGTTCGCCAACATCACCGGCTACTCGGTGCTGTCCGGGCTAGCGATGGGTATGGACCCCATCTGCGCGCAGGCCTTCGGCGCCAACCACCTTAAACTCCTCGGTCTCACCCTGCAGCGCGCCACTCTGCTGCTCCTTTCTGCCTCCCTTCCCATCTCCCTCCTGTGGCTCAACGCCCGAGCCATCTTGCTCCGCTGCGGCCAGGACGAGCAAATCTCCTCCGCCGCCCACGTCTTCATCACCGCAGCCACGCCcgacctcctcctcctctcctttcTTCATCCGCTCCGCGTCTTCCTCCGTGCGCAGAACATCACCCTGCCCGTCACCTACTGCTCCTTCTTCTGCGTCACTCTACACGGTCCGCTGACTTACCTTCTGGTGGTGCGCCTCCGCCTCGGCATCGCCGGCGTGGCTGCTGCCATGATCTGGACCGACCTCAACCTCCTCGTCTGTCTGTTACTCTTCCTGTTCTGCTCCGGCGCGTGCCGAGACACCTGGCCCGGCGGCCTCTCCGCCGACTGCCTTCGTGGATGGCCGGCGCTTCTCCGACTTGCTGCGCCGTCGTGCGTGTCGGTCTGCCTCGAGTGGTGGTGGTATGAGCTCATGATCCTCCTCAGCGGCCTCTTCGCGCACCCCCGCGCAGCCATCGCCTCGATGGGCATCCTCATCCAGACCACCTCCCTTGTGTACGTCTTCCCCTCCGCTCTCAGCTTCGGCGTCTCCACCCGCATCGGAAACGTGCTCGGTGCTAACCGCCCTGACAAGGCCCGCGCTGCGGCAGTGGTGGGGCTCGCCTGCGCTGTCGCGCTCGGCCTCGCGGCTACCGCTTTCACGGCGTCGATGAGGCACCAGTGGGGGCGGCTGTTCACCCTCGACGAGGAGACACTGAAACTCACGGCCCTCACGCTTCCCATCGCCGGACTCTGCGAGCTCGGGAACTGCCCGCAAACGGTGGGCTGCGGCGTGCTTCGGGGGAGCGCGCGACCTGCCACCGGTGCCAATATCAACCTAGGTTCCTTCTACCTGGTGGGGATGCCCGTCGCCGTGCTTCTTGGCTTCATCGGAAAGATGGGTTTGCCGGGCCTGTGGGTGGGGCTCCTCGCGGCGCAGGCCTCGTGCGCAGCTCTCATGGCCTTGACCCTCGCTAGAACGGATTGGTTGGCGGAGGCAGAGCGTGCCAGAGAATTGACCAATTACTCTACTTCTCCTTCGACCATTCCAATTTCTGTTCCTGATTTTAACCACATACTTGATAACACAACGGCGCTGTCTCCTAATTCCATAGAAGCAGAGAAGAAACCGACAACTCTACAAGACGTCTTATACATGATTCATGATGATGTGAAGACGGCAACTAGTGACTCAGAAACAGCTCCTCTCGTCCTCTCTATCGATTGA